The proteins below come from a single Solea solea chromosome 6, fSolSol10.1, whole genome shotgun sequence genomic window:
- the LOC131460737 gene encoding transmembrane protein 233 gives MAVGVINSQDKGSISGSGSLDHGSIEEQEPPPPLRSYLFLTIFTCFCPAYPVNIVALVFSIMSRNSYYDGDYDGSWRLGRNALYVAIASMIIGLLIIAIFCIVHFTTMDF, from the exons ATGGCTGTTGGAGTTATAAATTCACAAGACAAAGGTTCCATAAGTGGGAGCGGGTCTTTGGACCATGGTTCGATAGAGGAGCAGGAACCTCCGCCTCCACTCCGCAGCTACCTGTTTTTGACTATTTTCACCTGCTTTTGTCCTGCGTACCCCGTCAACATTGTGGCTCTGGTTTTCTCCATCATG TCCAGAAACAGTTATTATGACGGTGACTACGATGGGTCCTGGCGGCTGGGCAGGAACGCTCTCTATGTTGCCATAGCCTCCATGATCATCGGCCTCCTCATCATCGCCATCTTCTGCATTGTTCATTTTACCACA ATGGATTTTTAA